From Mycobacterium cookii:
GCCGACAACGGTTGGATCACCCGCAAAAACCAACGCGGAGAGACCGAATGGGTTCCACCGCCGCACCTCGACCGCGGGCAACCCCGCACCAACACCTTCCACCACCCCGAGAAGCTGCTGCGAGCAGACGAAGATGACGACGAAGCGGCGTGAGAGTCAGGCGAGCGTCGCGCGCACGCACACCGTGATGTAGGGCAACGCGAGACCGCCGGCGTTGGCCAGCGCCGGATGGGTTGCCAGCAACTCGCGGACCCGGTCCAGCGTCTTGGAGCGGACTTCGGTAGGCGACATGATGCAGTAGCTGCGTGACGCGACCAAGTCGATCAATGCTTGCGGCGTAAGGTAATTCGTCCACTCGACCTGATGGCGCTCGATGTCGGTGAAAGGTTCGGGCAGTGTCACGTGGTCGCGCATCGGGTCGCCGTCGCGGCCGATGATGCTGCCAAGTTCCCGCACCCAGCCGAGCCGCTCGTCGCGGGTGTTCCACACCAAACCCAGTCGCCCGCCGGGCCGCAGCACCCTGGCCAGCTCGGGAATCGCCCGCTCCGGGTTGAACCAATGCCACGCCTGCGCCACGAGCACCGCGTCAACACTGTTGTCCGCCAACGGAATTTCCTCTGCGGTGCCGAGCAGTGCGGGCGTGTCCGGCAGCGACGTGCGCAGCATCTCCAGCATCTCGGCGATCGGGTCAACGGCGACCACGTCCAGCCCGCGTTCCACCAGCCTGGCGGTCAGCTTGCCGGTGCCGGCGCCGAGGTCGAGCACATCGCGGGCCCCGGCGGGCAGCAGCCAGTCGATCGCCTCCGGCGGATACGACGGGCGGCCGCGTTCGTACGCGGCCGCTTCAGAGCCGAACGACAATGAGCGGGCCTGGGACGATCGGGTCACCGCGAACACGCGCCTTCGGCCAAGCCGAGCGTCTGACGCACCAGATCGCCGACGGCGTCGGTCTCCACCAGGAAGCCGTCGTGCCC
This genomic window contains:
- a CDS encoding class I SAM-dependent methyltransferase produces the protein MTRSSQARSLSFGSEAAAYERGRPSYPPEAIDWLLPAGARDVLDLGAGTGKLTARLVERGLDVVAVDPIAEMLEMLRTSLPDTPALLGTAEEIPLADNSVDAVLVAQAWHWFNPERAIPELARVLRPGGRLGLVWNTRDERLGWVRELGSIIGRDGDPMRDHVTLPEPFTDIERHQVEWTNYLTPQALIDLVASRSYCIMSPTEVRSKTLDRVRELLATHPALANAGGLALPYITVCVRATLA